In a genomic window of Ipomoea triloba cultivar NCNSP0323 chromosome 3, ASM357664v1:
- the LOC116013198 gene encoding uncharacterized protein LOC116013198: MGNSRLVSNILLFEELSYDCDVLKQEAKNLVSKLTDEQRVIYNTVLEDISCNLGGLFFVYGYGGTGKTFLWRALPSTLRAKRQIVLNVASSGIASLLLLGGRTAHSRFAIPIAINEDSTCNIKQGSHLAELLIKTSLIIWDEAPMMHKHCFEALDRTMRDLLRFVDPNSLSKTFGGKTVVLGGDFRQILPVVPKGTRQDIVSAAVNSSYLWNSCKVLKLTKNLRLNSVTHGVDKQKLEDFANWIADVGDGKTGGTNDGYAEVEIPKNMLLPSNGDHISTIVKSTFPMFVNGNSNHTFLEGRAILTPTLDVVNQVNEYMSALHTSESRTYFSCDNVCKADADNGILGDVHTPEFLNGIRVSGLPNHTLTLKIGSPVMLMRNIDHSIGLCNGTRLIITKLADRIIEAEIMTGANKGTKVLILRMSMSPSDPRLPFKFQRKQFPLMLSYAMTINKSQGQTLSHVGLLLKKSVFVHGQFYVAASRINNPDGLKILIVNDSRTSSTTTINVVYHEVFNNL, encoded by the coding sequence ATGGGTAACTCTAGGTTGGTTAGTAACATATTGCTTTTTGAGGAGTTATCTTATGATTGTGATGTCTTAAAACAAGAAGCGAAAAATTTGGTTTCTAAACTAACTGATGAGCAAAGAGTTATATACAATACAGTGCTTGAAGACATTTCATGTAATCTAGGtggtttattttttgtttatgggTATGGTGGAACTGGAAAAACTTTCTTATGGAGAGCATTGCCATCGACATTGCGTGCTAAAAGGCAAATTGTTTTAAATGTTGCGTCAAGTGGCATAGCTTCTTTGTTGCTACTAGGTGGACGAACTGCTCACTCAAGATTTGCAATACCAATTGCAATCAATGAAGATTCAACATGTAATATTAAACAAGGTAGCCATTTAGCAGAATTGTTGATAAAGACGAGCTTAATtatttgggatgaagcacccATGATGCACAAACACTGCTTTGAAGCGTTAGATCGAACTATGAGAGATTTGTTGCGATTTGTTGACCCAAATAGTTTGTCAAAGACATTTGGTGGAAAAACAGTCGTGCTAGGTGGGGATTTCAGGCAAATACTTCCAGTTGTGCCTAAGGGTACAAGACAAGATATTGTGTCTGCAGCGGTTAACTCATCTTATCTGTGGAATAGTTGCAAAGTTTTAAAGCTTACAAAAAACCTACGTCTAAACTCTGTTACTCATGGGGTTGATAAACAAAAGCTAGAAGACTTTGCTAATTGGATTGCTGATGTCGGAGATGGAAAGACTGGTGGAACAAATGATGGATATGCAGAAGTAGAAATCCCAAAGAACATGCTTTTACCGTCTAATGGGGATCATATTTCAACAATTGTGAAAAGTACATTTCCGATGTTTGTTAATGGGAATTCTAATCATACTTTTTTGGAAGGCCGTGCAATACTAACACCAACACTAGATGTGGTCAATCAGgtaaatgaatatatgagtgCATTGCATACTTCTGAGAGCAGAACATACTTTAGTTGTGACAATGTTTGCAAAGCCGATGCAGATAATGGTATACTTGGTGATGTACATACTCCGGAATTCTTGAACGGTATTAGAGTGTCAGGTTTACCAAACCATACATTGACTTTGAAAATTGGGTCGCCAGTTATGTTGATGAGGAATATTGACCATAGTATTGGTTTGTGTAATGGTACTAGACTGATAATCACCAAGTTAGCTGACCGTATTATTGAGGCCGAGATAATGACTGGTGCTAACAAAGGAACAAAAGTTTTGATTCTAAGAATGTCAATGTCACCATCCGACCCAAGGTTGCCCTTCAAGTTTCAACGAAAACAATTTCCATTGATGTTATCATATGCAATGACCATTAACAAAAGTCAGGGCCAAACTTTGTCACATGTAGGATTGTTACTAAAGAAATCGGTTTTTGTACATGGCCAGTTTTACGTTGCTGCATCTCGAATTAACAATCCCGAtggtttaaaaattttaattgtgaatGACTCAAGGACAAGTTCTACAACAACTATTAATGTTGTATATCATGAAgtctttaataatttgtaa
- the LOC116013199 gene encoding uncharacterized protein LOC116013199, with translation MNLHVEVVNDIKDVLDSYNVLVKSFRMAKSFIHSNPQGEIKMRLIGKRTTDARTYSLPNASEVAALIVGDLDPTMGERDILVESTSRVLKRISELNPSYLPLQYPILFPYGEDGFREDILFSRNVAANTFARKNVSQREYFAFRIHERLDEISTLIYARRLFEQFLVDAYTMIESSRLIYIRSNQKALRCEAYKGLSDALTRGEVEPSSQGKRIILPSSFTGRARYMIQNYQDAMAICRFVGYPNLFITFTFIYTIEFQKRGLPHAHILLFLERKQEFSNPSFMDSIISTEIPDKHRDMEYYQAVEEFMVHGPCGHAKRNSPCMVNNKFSKQFPKKKIINESQFDQDGYPLYRRRDDGRTVKKNGIELDNRYIVSHNRYLLLRFKAHCNVEWCNPSRSIKYLFKYVNKGNDRVTAEFYKTTVDDIGKELVDEINMHYDCRYISACEATWRLLNFEVQYRTPPVERLSFHLPDCQSVIFQDDDRIDHVLNRETVGQSMFNGWFIANTKYPEAKMLTYIEMPMKFVWKKDIHEWQPRKKGFLVGRIFYVPPASGEIYYLRCLLNIVRDPTSFKDIRTLNGVEYMTFRDACYAHGLLDDDREYIDAINEASYWSTTHSIRKLFVMLLTSSSIIRPKNVWNEVWKHLCEDVQHNQRRILQQPDLVLTDEEKRNMGLIELEKILELQNKSLKDFP, from the exons ATGAATCTACATGTTGAAGTAGTTAATGACATTAAAGATGTTTTGGATTCTTATAATGTTTTGGTTAAGTCTTTCCGTATGGCAAAGTCATTTATTCATTCCAACCCACAAGGTGAAATTAAAATGAGGCTTATTGGTAAAAGGACAACAGATGCAAGAACTTATTCATTACCAAATGCTTCAGAAGTGGCAGCTCTCATTGTTGGAGACCTAGACCCTACCATGGGTGAACGTGACATTTTGGTAGAGAGTACATCTAGAGTACTAAAAAGAATAAGTGAATTAAACCCATCATATTTGCCATTGCAATATCCAATTTTATTCCCATATGGTGAAGATGGCTTTAGGGAGGATATACTTTTCTCAAGAAATGTTGCTGCAAATACTTTCGCAAGAAAGAATGTTTCACAAAGGGAGTATTTTGCTTTCCGTATCCATGAAAGGTTGGATGAGATCTCAACTTTAATATATGCTAGGAGGCTGTTCGAACAATTCTTAGTTGATGCGTACACAATGATAGAATCTTCTAGGCTTATTTACATAAGGTCAAATCAAAAAGCTTTGAGATGTGAGGCATACAAAGGACTTTCCGATGCCTTGACGCGAGGTGAAGTTGAACCTAGCTCCCAAgggaaaagaataatattaCCCTCAAGTTTTACAGGCAGAGCACGGTACATGATACAGAATTATCAAGATGCAATGGCTATTTGTCGGTTTGTTGGTTACCCAAACCTTTTCATTACATTTACAT TTATATATACAATAGAGTTCCAAAAACGAGGGTTGCCGCATGCTCACATATTACTATTCCTAGAAAGAAAACAAGAGTTCTCCAACCCGTCTTTCATGGACTCAATAATTTCAACTGAAATCCCAGATAAACACAGGGACATGGAATATTATCAAGCAGTTGAAGAATTTATGGTCCATGGTCCGTGCGGTCATGCAAAAAGGAATTCACCGTGCATGGTAAATAACAAGTTTTCAAAGcaatttcccaaaaaaaaaatcattaatgaATCCCAATTTGACCAAGATGGGTATCCGTTGTACCGGAGAAGGGATGATGGTCGAACGGTAAAGAAAAACGGAATAGAGTTGGATAACCGTTATATTGTTTCACACAATCGGTATCTACTCTTGAGGTTCAAAGCccattgcaatgtggagtggtGTAACCCGTCGCGGTCTATAAAATACTTATTCAAGTATGTTAACAAAGGCAATGACCGGGTGACTGCAGAATTTTATAAAACCACTGTTGATGATATCGGTAAGGAATTGGTTGATGAGATTAACATGCATTATGACTGCCGATACATTTCAGCATGCGAGGCAACGTGGCGCTTATTAAATTTTGAAGTTCAATACAGAACACCACCAGTTGAGAGGTTGAGTTTCCACCTTCCTGATTGTCAATCAGTGATCTTCCAAGATGATGATAGAATTGACCATGTTTTAAATAGGGAGACTGTTGGACAAAGTATGTTTAATGGGTGGTTTATAGCAAACACAAAGTACCCAGAAGCTAAGATGCTAACTTACATTGAGATGCCTATGAAATTTGTATGGAAAAAGGACATTCATGAATGGCAACCGAGAAAAAAAGGCTTCTTAGTGGGTCGTATCTTCTATGTCCCACCAGCATCAGgcgaaatttattatttaaggtGCTTACTGAACATAGTTCGTGACCCTACAAGTTTTAAAGATATTAGGACTTTGAACGGTGTAGAGTACATGACCTTTCGGGATGCCTGTTATGCTCATGGTTTACTAGATGATGATAGAGAGTACATTGATGCTATAAATGAAGCCAGCTATTGGTCAACAACTCATTCGATAAGGAAGCTCTTTGTGATGCTACTGACTTCAAGTAGCATAATTAGACCGAAAAATGTTTGGAATGAGGTTTGGAAACATTTGTGTGAAGATGTTCAACATAATCAAAGAAGAATCTTACAACAACCAG ATTTGGTACTAACagatgaagagaagagaaaCATGGGTCTGATTGAGTTAGAAAAGATTTTAGAATTACAAAATAAGTCCTTAAAAGACTTTCCATAA